One region of Cyanobium sp. M30B3 genomic DNA includes:
- the uvrA gene encoding excinuclease ABC subunit UvrA, translating into MDGSRVLSGGSLEDVIRVRGARQHNLKNIDLTIPRNRMVVFTGVSGSGKSSLAFDTIFAEGQRRYVESLSAYARQFLGQVDKPDVDAIEGLSPAISIDQKSTSHNPRSTVGTVTEIQDYLRLLFGRAGEPHCPDCDRSIRPQSIDEMVDQILRLPEGTRYQLLAPVVRGKKGTHVKLLSGLVAEGFARVRINGEVRELADNIELDKNHAHNIEVVVDRLVSREGIQERLTDSLRTALKRGDGLALVEVVPKADEELPEGVEKERLYSENFACPVHGAVMEELSPRLFSFNSPYGACADCHGIGHLRKFTEERVIPDPSLPVYAAVAPWAEKDNAYYFSLLYSVGEAFGFEIKTPWNQLTPEQQHVLLNGSKEPISIQADSRYRKAQTYVRPFEGILPILERQLRDASGESVRQKLEKFLELVPCASCQGLRLKPEALAVRVGPYRIHELTSSSVGESLRRIEQLMGVGESEGAEPLLSARQIQIGELVLREIRMRLKFLLDVGLDYLSLDRPAMTLSGGEAQRIRLATQIGAGLTGVLYVLDEPSIGLHQRDNDRLLNTLIKLRDLGNTLIVVEHDEDTIRAADHIVDIGPGAGVHGGHIVAEGDLDALLNAEESLTGAYLSGRRTIPTPVERRSSGSRKLTLVNCQRNNLSGFNVEIPLGRLVCVTGVSGSGKSTLVNELLHPALEHQLGLKVPFPAGLGELRGIKAIDKVIVIDQSPIGRTPRSNPATYTGAFDPIRQVFAATVEAKARGYQVGQFSFNVKGGRCEACSGQGVNVIEMNFLPDVYVQCDVCKGARYNRETLQVKYKGHTIADVLEMTVEQAAEVFSAIPQAADRLRTLVDVGLGYVKLGQPAPTLSGGEAQRVKLATELSRRATGKTLYLIDEPTTGLSFFDVHKLMDVMQRLVDKGNSILVIEHNLDVIRCSDWIVDLGPEGGDRGGQIVVCGTPEQVAGHPSSHTGRYLGQVLAQHPPLAAAA; encoded by the coding sequence CTGGATGGCAGCCGGGTGCTGAGCGGCGGCTCGCTGGAGGATGTGATCCGGGTGCGCGGCGCCCGCCAGCACAACCTCAAGAACATCGACCTCACCATTCCGCGCAACCGGATGGTGGTGTTCACCGGCGTGAGCGGCAGCGGCAAGAGCTCCCTGGCCTTCGACACGATCTTTGCCGAGGGCCAGCGCCGCTACGTCGAGAGCCTCTCGGCCTATGCGCGCCAGTTCCTCGGCCAGGTGGACAAGCCCGATGTGGACGCGATCGAGGGGCTCTCACCCGCCATCTCGATCGACCAGAAATCCACCAGCCACAACCCCCGCTCCACCGTGGGCACGGTCACGGAGATCCAGGACTACCTGCGGCTGCTGTTCGGCCGCGCCGGCGAGCCCCACTGCCCGGACTGCGACCGCTCGATCCGGCCCCAGTCGATCGATGAGATGGTGGATCAGATCCTCAGGCTTCCCGAGGGCACCCGCTACCAGCTGCTGGCGCCGGTGGTGCGCGGCAAGAAGGGCACCCACGTGAAGCTGCTCAGCGGCCTGGTGGCCGAGGGCTTTGCCCGGGTGCGCATCAACGGCGAGGTGCGCGAGCTGGCCGACAACATCGAGCTCGACAAGAACCACGCCCACAACATCGAAGTGGTGGTGGATCGTCTGGTGTCACGCGAGGGCATCCAGGAGCGGCTCACCGATTCGCTGCGCACCGCCCTCAAGCGCGGCGATGGCCTGGCCCTGGTGGAGGTGGTGCCCAAGGCCGACGAGGAGCTGCCGGAGGGTGTGGAGAAGGAGCGTCTCTACTCGGAAAACTTCGCCTGCCCGGTGCATGGGGCCGTGATGGAGGAGCTGTCGCCGCGGCTGTTCTCCTTCAACAGCCCCTACGGCGCCTGCGCCGACTGCCACGGCATCGGCCACCTGCGCAAGTTCACCGAGGAGCGGGTGATCCCCGACCCTTCCCTGCCGGTGTATGCCGCCGTGGCCCCTTGGGCCGAGAAGGACAACGCCTATTACTTCTCGCTGCTCTATTCGGTGGGCGAGGCCTTCGGCTTCGAGATCAAGACGCCCTGGAACCAGCTCACGCCCGAGCAGCAACACGTGTTGCTCAACGGTTCGAAGGAGCCGATTTCCATCCAGGCCGACAGCCGCTACCGCAAGGCCCAGACCTACGTGCGCCCGTTTGAGGGGATCCTGCCGATCCTGGAGCGCCAGCTGCGCGATGCCAGCGGTGAATCGGTGCGCCAGAAGCTGGAGAAGTTTCTGGAGTTGGTGCCCTGCGCCAGCTGCCAGGGGCTGCGGCTCAAGCCCGAGGCCCTGGCGGTACGGGTGGGGCCCTACCGCATTCATGAGCTCACCAGCAGCAGCGTGGGCGAGAGCCTGCGGCGGATCGAGCAGCTGATGGGGGTGGGCGAGAGTGAGGGGGCCGAACCCCTGCTCAGTGCCCGCCAGATCCAGATCGGCGAGCTGGTGCTGCGGGAGATCCGCATGCGGCTCAAATTCCTGCTGGATGTGGGGCTCGACTACCTCAGCCTCGACCGCCCGGCCATGACCCTCAGCGGCGGCGAGGCCCAGCGCATTCGCCTGGCCACCCAGATCGGCGCCGGCCTCACCGGCGTGCTCTACGTGCTGGATGAGCCGAGCATCGGCCTGCACCAGCGCGACAACGACCGTCTGCTCAACACCCTGATCAAGCTGCGCGACCTGGGCAACACCCTGATCGTGGTGGAGCACGACGAGGACACGATCCGCGCCGCCGACCACATCGTGGACATCGGCCCCGGTGCCGGCGTGCACGGCGGCCACATTGTGGCCGAGGGTGATCTCGATGCCCTGCTCAACGCCGAGGAGTCGCTCACCGGCGCCTACCTGAGCGGCCGCCGCACCATCCCCACCCCGGTGGAGCGGCGCAGCAGTGGCTCGCGCAAGCTCACCCTGGTGAACTGCCAGCGCAACAATCTCTCCGGTTTCAACGTGGAGATCCCGCTGGGCCGGCTGGTGTGCGTGACCGGGGTGAGCGGCAGTGGCAAGAGCACCCTGGTGAATGAGCTGCTGCACCCGGCCCTGGAGCACCAGCTGGGGCTGAAGGTGCCCTTCCCGGCGGGGCTCGGGGAGCTGCGCGGCATCAAGGCGATTGACAAGGTGATCGTGATCGATCAGTCACCGATCGGCCGCACCCCCAGATCCAACCCCGCCACCTATACCGGCGCCTTCGATCCGATCCGCCAGGTGTTCGCCGCCACGGTGGAGGCCAAGGCCCGTGGCTACCAGGTGGGCCAGTTCAGCTTCAACGTGAAGGGGGGTCGCTGCGAGGCCTGCAGCGGCCAGGGCGTGAACGTGATCGAGATGAACTTCCTGCCCGACGTGTATGTGCAGTGCGACGTGTGCAAGGGCGCCCGCTACAACCGCGAGACCCTGCAGGTGAAATACAAGGGCCATACGATCGCCGATGTGCTGGAGATGACCGTGGAGCAGGCCGCTGAAGTGTTCTCCGCCATCCCCCAGGCGGCCGATCGGCTGCGCACCCTGGTGGATGTGGGCCTGGGCTACGTGAAGCTGGGTCAGCCGGCCCCCACCCTCTCGGGCGGTGAGGCCCAGCGGGTGAAGCTGGCCACCGAACTCTCCCGCCGGGCCACCGGCAAGACGCTCTATCTGATCGATGAGCCCACCACCGGCCTTAGCTTCTTTGATGTGCACAAGCTGATGGATGTGATGCAGCGGCTGGTGGACAAGGGCAACTCGATCCTGGTGATCGAGCACAACCTCGACGTGATCCGCTGCTCCGACTGGATCGTGGATCTTGGCCCTGAAGGCGGCGACAGGGGGGGGCAGATCGTGGTGTGTGGAACACCTGAGCAGGTAGCTGGCCATCCCAGCAGTCACACGGGGCGCTACCTCGGCCAGGTGCTGGCCCAGCACCCGCCCCTGGCGGCGGCGGCCTGA